Proteins encoded by one window of Labrus bergylta chromosome 2, fLabBer1.1, whole genome shotgun sequence:
- the isl1a gene encoding insulin gene enhancer protein isl-1 isoform X1, producing MGDMGDPPKKKRLVSLCVGCGNQIHDQYILRVSPDLEWHAACLKCVECSQYLDESCTCFVRDGKTYCKRDYIRLYGIKCAKCNIGFSKNDFVMRARSKVYHIECFRCVACSRQLIPGDEFALREDGLFCRADHDVVERASLGHGDPLSPLHPARPLQMAAEPISARQPALRPHVHKQPEKTTRVRTVLNEKQLHTLRTCYNANPRPDALMKEQLVEMTGLSPRVIRVWFQNKRCKDKKRSILMKQLQQQQPNDKTNIQGMTGTPMVAASPERHDGGLQANPVEVQSYQPPWKVLSDFALQSDIDQPAFQQLVSFSEGGPGSNSTGSEVASMSSQLPDTPNSMVSSPIEA from the exons ATGGGAGACATGGGGGACCCGCCGAAAA agaAGCGGCTCGTGTCTCTGTGCGTGGGCTGCGGGAATCAGATCCACGACCAGTACATCCTGCGGGTCTCTCCGGACCTGGAGTGGCACGCCGCGTGCCTCAAATGTGTCGAGTGCAGCCAGTACCTGGACGAGTCGTGCACGTGCTTCGTCCGGGACGGGAAAACGTACTGTAAACGGGACTACATCAG GTTGTACGGGATAAAGTGTGCTAAATGTAACATCGGCTTTAGTAAGAACGACTTCGTGATGCGTGCCCGCTCCAAGGTCTACCACATCGAGTGTTTCCGCTGCGTGGCCTGCAGCCGGCAGCTCATCCCGGGGGACGAGTTCGCTCTGCGGGAGGACGGCCTCTTCTGCCGGGCAGACCACGACGTGGTGGAGAGGGCCAGCCTGGGCCACGGAGACCCGCTCAGCCCGCTGCACCCCGCCAGACCACTACAGATGGCAG CAGAACCAATCTCGGCCCGGCAGCCTGCGTTGCGGCCTCACGTGCACAAGCAGCCGGAGAAGACCACGCGGGTCCGGACGGTGCTGAACGAGAAGCAGCTGCACACTCTGCGGACCTGCTACAACGCCAACCCGCGGCCCGACGCGCTCATGAAGGAGCAGCTCGTTGAGATGACCGGCCTGAGTCCGCGGGTCATCCGGGTCTGGTTCCAGAACAAACGCTGCAAGGACAAGAAGAGGAGCATACtgatgaagcagctgcagcaacaGCAGCCCAACGACAAGACG AACATCCAGGGTATGACGGGGACTCCGATGGTTGCAGCAAGTCCGGAGCGGCATGACGGCGGCCTGCAGGCGAACCCGGTGGAGGTGCAGAGCTACCAGCCGCCCTGGAAGGTCCTAAGCGACTTTGCCCTGCAGAGCGACATCGACCAGCCCGCCTTCCAACAGCTG GTCAGTTTCTCGGAGGGGGGCCCGGGCTCCAACTCGACGGGCAGTGAGGTAGCGTCCATGTCGTCGCAGCTCCCGGACACACCGAACAGCATGGTGTCGAGCCCCATCGAGGCCTGA
- the isl1a gene encoding insulin gene enhancer protein isl-1 isoform X2 codes for MGDMGDPPKKKRLVSLCVGCGNQIHDQYILRVSPDLEWHAACLKCVECSQYLDESCTCFVRDGKTYCKRDYIRLYGIKCAKCNIGFSKNDFVMRARSKVYHIECFRCVACSRQLIPGDEFALREDGLFCRADHDVVERASLGHGDPLSPLHPARPLQMAEPISARQPALRPHVHKQPEKTTRVRTVLNEKQLHTLRTCYNANPRPDALMKEQLVEMTGLSPRVIRVWFQNKRCKDKKRSILMKQLQQQQPNDKTNIQGMTGTPMVAASPERHDGGLQANPVEVQSYQPPWKVLSDFALQSDIDQPAFQQLVSFSEGGPGSNSTGSEVASMSSQLPDTPNSMVSSPIEA; via the exons ATGGGAGACATGGGGGACCCGCCGAAAA agaAGCGGCTCGTGTCTCTGTGCGTGGGCTGCGGGAATCAGATCCACGACCAGTACATCCTGCGGGTCTCTCCGGACCTGGAGTGGCACGCCGCGTGCCTCAAATGTGTCGAGTGCAGCCAGTACCTGGACGAGTCGTGCACGTGCTTCGTCCGGGACGGGAAAACGTACTGTAAACGGGACTACATCAG GTTGTACGGGATAAAGTGTGCTAAATGTAACATCGGCTTTAGTAAGAACGACTTCGTGATGCGTGCCCGCTCCAAGGTCTACCACATCGAGTGTTTCCGCTGCGTGGCCTGCAGCCGGCAGCTCATCCCGGGGGACGAGTTCGCTCTGCGGGAGGACGGCCTCTTCTGCCGGGCAGACCACGACGTGGTGGAGAGGGCCAGCCTGGGCCACGGAGACCCGCTCAGCCCGCTGCACCCCGCCAGACCACTACAGATGGCAG AACCAATCTCGGCCCGGCAGCCTGCGTTGCGGCCTCACGTGCACAAGCAGCCGGAGAAGACCACGCGGGTCCGGACGGTGCTGAACGAGAAGCAGCTGCACACTCTGCGGACCTGCTACAACGCCAACCCGCGGCCCGACGCGCTCATGAAGGAGCAGCTCGTTGAGATGACCGGCCTGAGTCCGCGGGTCATCCGGGTCTGGTTCCAGAACAAACGCTGCAAGGACAAGAAGAGGAGCATACtgatgaagcagctgcagcaacaGCAGCCCAACGACAAGACG AACATCCAGGGTATGACGGGGACTCCGATGGTTGCAGCAAGTCCGGAGCGGCATGACGGCGGCCTGCAGGCGAACCCGGTGGAGGTGCAGAGCTACCAGCCGCCCTGGAAGGTCCTAAGCGACTTTGCCCTGCAGAGCGACATCGACCAGCCCGCCTTCCAACAGCTG GTCAGTTTCTCGGAGGGGGGCCCGGGCTCCAACTCGACGGGCAGTGAGGTAGCGTCCATGTCGTCGCAGCTCCCGGACACACCGAACAGCATGGTGTCGAGCCCCATCGAGGCCTGA